In Pseudosulfitobacter sp. DSM 107133, one genomic interval encodes:
- a CDS encoding LysR substrate-binding domain-containing protein yields the protein MERNNASLADYMAVLALRETGSFRAAAQELQLSPSALSRQVSTLERKLNTRLFDRDTRNTSLTTSGAVFAQIAERMVNTAKDAHAEFDAHMSASHGQLTIAGLPSVTAALLPAILRRFTSEHSGIDLKIIDGLSENVIEAVETGRAEIGFTAGTISTRSRLAFQPLLDDAFVAIGAPDGPLHEDRAYAWAELVEMPFIAMAQGTSVRELLDSACLRLNRPLSPWFEVAHLATAGALVAEGLGVTALPELTLAVLPSERLVQRTIKDFGARRRIGLVRQSGRSLSPAASAFLEVLSQVPLKTVT from the coding sequence ATGGAACGCAACAATGCATCATTGGCGGATTACATGGCGGTTCTGGCGCTGCGGGAAACCGGCTCATTTCGCGCGGCCGCACAAGAACTGCAGCTGTCGCCATCCGCCCTTTCGCGTCAGGTGTCGACGCTGGAACGGAAGCTGAATACACGGCTTTTTGATCGCGACACCCGCAACACCAGCCTGACGACAAGCGGGGCCGTGTTTGCGCAGATCGCGGAACGTATGGTCAATACCGCCAAGGATGCGCATGCCGAGTTCGACGCGCATATGTCTGCAAGCCATGGGCAGCTGACCATTGCCGGTCTGCCGTCTGTCACCGCGGCGCTGTTGCCTGCGATCCTGCGCCGCTTCACATCCGAACACAGTGGAATCGACCTCAAAATCATCGACGGCCTGTCCGAAAATGTCATCGAGGCCGTTGAAACGGGGCGGGCCGAGATCGGGTTTACCGCGGGAACGATTTCTACCCGGTCGCGATTGGCCTTTCAGCCGCTGCTGGACGATGCCTTTGTTGCCATCGGAGCACCGGACGGACCGCTGCATGAGGACCGGGCCTATGCGTGGGCGGAGTTGGTTGAGATGCCGTTTATCGCCATGGCGCAGGGCACCTCGGTTCGTGAATTGCTGGACAGTGCCTGCCTGAGATTGAACCGGCCGTTGTCCCCCTGGTTTGAAGTTGCACATCTCGCAACCGCGGGCGCACTTGTGGCCGAGGGGCTGGGCGTCACAGCCCTTCCAGAACTCACATTGGCCGTTTTGCCCTCAGAGCGGCTCGTGCAACGCACAATAAAGGACTTTGGCGCGCGAAGGCGTATTGGCCTGGTGCGCCAATCCGGCCGGTCACTGTCACCGGCCGCCAGCGCGTTCCTGGAGGTTCTGTCGCAAGTGCCACTGAAAACAGTCACCTGA
- the arsJ gene encoding organoarsenical effux MFS transporter ArsJ — MTGSATRPEGLSAYVAVTAAYWAFMLTDGALRMLVLLHFHTLGFSPVQLAYLFVLYEIAGVVTNLGAGWIAARFGLTSTLYAGLGLQVLALLALAQLDPAWAVGVSVIYVMLVQGASGVAKDLAKMSSKSAVKLLAPTEDGGLFRWVALLTGSKNMVKGLGFLLGAGLLATVGFVLAVLGMAAILFVILLAVLVAMPAGLPKGRKGAKFSEIFSRSANVNWLSAARVFLFGARDVWFVVGIPIYFYMVLSDGTTESKRTAFFLIGIFMAVWVILYGLVQANAPRILRANTRSVPELLASARRWAWGLALVPAVLTAAASAASGPEIWLTISIVIGLLAFGAIFAVNSSLHSYLILTFTKAERVTMDVGFYYMANAGGRLAGTLLSGLAYQLGGLPLMLGVATVMVALSAVMVGFLKPQH; from the coding sequence ATGACGGGCAGCGCGACGCGGCCCGAGGGGCTGTCGGCTTATGTCGCTGTGACGGCCGCCTACTGGGCGTTCATGCTGACCGATGGCGCCTTGCGCATGTTGGTGCTGCTGCATTTTCACACGCTTGGCTTTTCACCGGTGCAGCTTGCCTATCTCTTTGTCCTTTACGAAATCGCGGGCGTTGTCACCAATCTGGGCGCGGGCTGGATTGCTGCGCGCTTTGGGCTTACCTCGACGCTCTATGCGGGTCTGGGGCTGCAAGTGCTGGCGCTTCTGGCCTTGGCGCAGCTGGATCCCGCTTGGGCGGTGGGGGTCTCGGTCATCTATGTCATGCTGGTCCAGGGCGCGAGCGGTGTGGCCAAGGATCTGGCCAAGATGTCCTCGAAATCTGCGGTCAAGCTATTGGCGCCAACCGAGGATGGCGGCCTGTTCCGCTGGGTCGCGCTCCTTACGGGCTCCAAGAACATGGTGAAGGGACTGGGTTTTCTACTGGGCGCCGGCCTGCTGGCGACCGTTGGCTTTGTGTTGGCGGTGCTGGGCATGGCTGCGATCCTGTTCGTAATACTGCTTGCGGTTCTGGTCGCCATGCCTGCGGGATTGCCCAAGGGCCGCAAGGGCGCGAAGTTCTCAGAAATCTTTTCCAGGTCGGCCAATGTGAACTGGCTCAGCGCCGCACGGGTATTTCTGTTCGGCGCGCGCGATGTCTGGTTCGTCGTGGGCATCCCCATATACTTCTACATGGTCCTCTCGGACGGCACGACAGAGAGCAAGAGGACCGCTTTCTTTCTGATCGGGATCTTCATGGCGGTTTGGGTGATCCTTTACGGTCTGGTGCAGGCCAACGCCCCGCGCATCCTGCGCGCAAATACGCGGTCCGTGCCAGAGCTGCTCGCATCGGCCCGCAGGTGGGCGTGGGGGCTTGCCCTTGTGCCCGCGGTCCTCACAGCCGCGGCCTCCGCTGCGAGCGGCCCCGAAATCTGGCTGACGATCAGCATCGTGATCGGATTGCTGGCGTTCGGTGCCATTTTCGCCGTGAATTCCTCCCTTCATTCCTACCTGATCCTGACCTTTACCAAGGCCGAGCGGGTCACCATGGATGTGGGCTTTTACTACATGGCGAATGCAGGGGGCCGTCTGGCAGGTACGCTGCTGTCTGGCCTCGCATACCAGTTGGGAGGGCTGCCACTGATGCTCGGCGTTGCCACCGTCATGGTTGCGCTATCTGCTGTAATGGTCGGTTTCCTGAAACCCCAGCATTAG
- a CDS encoding TAXI family TRAP transporter solute-binding subunit has product MKHTFAALLGVTLLASPLAAQETDLLIGSTSASSSHYGYFVAVGQLINENTEGLKASVVETGATLDNIRRMERGQIDLGLVTTNAVQHAVSGTNAFEGRPQDLRLLWVYTNAPQNVVVRADSDVASLDDLVGKRFNPGIKGGSTEATTEAVFNTLGLSADYVRGSTTDIVGAIKDNRLAGYVKSGAGQKLDGSTMDIAVSTDIAVIGLTPVQADTLREKMPDISVVNIPAGAADGIPAYRTWAFGVGVAAPASMDAETAYQIVSAIMADTSAQANAMASLKGADLAQMTLDYGTVPLHPGAARWFEEQGMDIPAKLKSD; this is encoded by the coding sequence ATGAAACACACATTCGCCGCGCTATTGGGCGTGACCCTGCTTGCGTCGCCGCTGGCCGCGCAAGAAACCGATTTGCTGATTGGTTCAACCTCGGCCTCATCCAGCCACTACGGCTATTTCGTCGCCGTCGGTCAGCTGATCAACGAGAACACCGAGGGGCTGAAGGCCTCGGTGGTCGAAACCGGCGCCACGCTCGACAACATCCGCCGTATGGAACGCGGCCAGATTGATCTGGGTCTTGTCACCACCAATGCCGTGCAGCACGCAGTATCCGGCACCAACGCATTTGAGGGCAGGCCACAAGACCTGCGCCTGTTGTGGGTTTATACCAATGCGCCGCAAAACGTGGTTGTCCGCGCCGATTCCGACGTTGCCAGCCTTGATGACCTGGTCGGCAAACGCTTCAATCCTGGGATCAAGGGCGGCTCCACCGAAGCCACCACCGAGGCGGTTTTCAACACGCTGGGCCTGTCTGCGGACTATGTGCGCGGCTCGACCACCGATATTGTCGGGGCGATCAAGGACAACCGCCTTGCGGGCTATGTCAAATCCGGCGCGGGTCAGAAACTGGACGGCTCCACCATGGATATTGCGGTCTCTACCGACATCGCGGTGATTGGCCTGACACCGGTGCAAGCCGATACCCTGCGCGAAAAGATGCCCGATATTTCCGTTGTGAACATCCCCGCAGGCGCTGCCGACGGCATTCCGGCTTACAGAACCTGGGCCTTTGGCGTTGGCGTGGCCGCACCCGCCTCGATGGATGCGGAAACAGCCTATCAGATCGTGTCTGCGATCATGGCCGACACATCCGCCCAGGCCAATGCCATGGCCTCGCTCAAGGGTGCGGATCTGGCGCAGATGACGCTGGATTACGGCACGGTCCCGCTGCATCCGGGGGCCGCCCGCTGGTTCGAAGAACAGGGCATGGATATCCCCGCCAAGCTGAAGTCCGACTGA
- a CDS encoding TRAP transporter large permease, with product MLTFFVILIILAVLMAARVPIAFAMGITGTLGLAAQLGFRPALAVLERTFFDSSASFILVAIPLFILMAELLTAGDVTRRAIIACQCWVGHFKGGLAIATVAASVLLAALVGSSTASTAAMAASAFPEMRRHNYSDRLAAAVVSVGGTLAVVVPPSIVLVVYGVLTETSIGKLFIAGIIPGLLTACGLGVVIKIIAHTTDQAPKGEPFELKKAVSQSRHVIPMVLLMVAVIGAIYGGIASPSEAAALGVMGSLVIVLAQRTMSFVQFNRSVSSAVRATVMIVAIVACSAIFSNYLAFTRITHSLLEFVATTDMPREVIIGIIILSLLVMGMFMDQLAILSLAMPLAFPTAMALDCNPVWFGIVVTKTVEIGLLTPPLGLNAYVAAAQTKVPLNTIFRGILPFLVMEIVVLILLLSFPSITLFLPELMSR from the coding sequence ATGCTTACCTTTTTCGTCATCCTCATCATTCTTGCCGTTCTCATGGCCGCGCGGGTGCCGATCGCTTTTGCGATGGGGATCACCGGCACGCTGGGCCTTGCCGCGCAACTGGGGTTTCGCCCGGCGCTGGCGGTGCTGGAACGCACGTTCTTTGACTCGTCTGCATCGTTCATTCTGGTGGCGATCCCGCTGTTTATCCTGATGGCAGAGCTTTTGACCGCAGGGGACGTAACCCGTCGTGCGATCATTGCCTGCCAATGCTGGGTGGGTCATTTCAAGGGGGGGCTGGCCATTGCCACGGTTGCGGCATCTGTCCTGCTGGCGGCGCTGGTTGGCAGCTCGACAGCCTCGACCGCCGCGATGGCGGCATCGGCCTTTCCCGAAATGCGCCGCCACAATTATTCTGACCGTCTGGCCGCGGCGGTTGTCAGTGTTGGCGGCACCTTGGCTGTGGTTGTGCCGCCGTCCATCGTGCTGGTGGTTTACGGCGTGCTGACCGAAACCTCGATCGGCAAGCTGTTTATCGCGGGCATCATTCCCGGCCTGCTGACGGCCTGCGGTCTGGGTGTCGTGATCAAGATCATCGCCCACACCACCGATCAGGCCCCCAAGGGCGAACCCTTTGAGCTGAAAAAAGCTGTCAGCCAAAGCCGCCATGTCATCCCGATGGTGCTGTTGATGGTGGCCGTTATCGGTGCCATCTACGGCGGCATCGCGTCACCATCCGAAGCCGCCGCGCTGGGGGTGATGGGATCGCTGGTGATCGTTCTGGCACAGCGCACCATGAGCTTCGTGCAGTTCAACAGATCGGTCAGCAGCGCCGTGCGCGCGACGGTGATGATCGTGGCCATCGTCGCCTGTTCTGCGATATTCTCGAATTACCTAGCCTTTACGCGCATCACGCACAGCCTGCTGGAATTCGTGGCAACCACCGACATGCCGCGCGAGGTCATCATCGGCATCATCATACTGTCGCTGCTGGTCATGGGCATGTTCATGGACCAGCTTGCCATTCTGTCGCTGGCCATGCCGCTGGCCTTTCCAACGGCGATGGCGCTGGACTGCAACCCGGTCTGGTTCGGGATCGTTGTGACCAAGACAGTTGAAATCGGTCTGCTCACGCCGCCGCTTGGGCTGAACGCCTATGTGGCCGCAGCACAGACAAAGGTGCCGCTGAATACGATTTTCAGGGGAATCCTGCCGTTTCTGGTGATGGAGATTGTGGTGCTGATCCTGCTGCTGTCGTTCCCCTCGATCACATTGTTCCTGCCCGAACTGATGAGCCGCTGA
- a CDS encoding TRAP transporter fused permease subunit yields MALANVQKGLAILVGAFVFYTAATGPFEGLIQRALFLALVTSLGFALYPLGAGTRWRPVGLAIDLALCTLVLAACGYVVWNYDEIMTSLPWATTLDKALTAGLVLAVLELGRRTVGLIFPVLVLAGLGYALFGDMLPGALRHRGFDTAFVTETVFLGDLGIWGMLTGVASTVIAAFVLFGALLLHSGGGQAFMDLAMRLGGRQPGGAAKIATIASGLFGMISGSAVANVATTGNFTIPMMIRLGYPRPFAAAVEAVASTGGQIAPPIMGAAAFVMAEILGMPYTEIILGAIIPAILFYASVFVTVHFVALRRGLAVVPEEELPAWATILAPRRVAPILCALGGLGLGIWLGRSIATAAFYGVIGLLIAFVATEAGRLSPREMIGKIIDGLEDAGKGMVIIGVLLAGAQVLVSMINLTGIGVTLSSLIVSMAGDSVTLVAVIVGFVCLIMGMGLPTTAAYVLVAAVLAPAMTAVGVEPLAAHLFVFYFATISVITPPVCVAVFVGAGIAKTNWLPAAGQAVRLGAVTYLVPFLLLLFPGMLLQGGPLAIAEALMAGAVLVLAVPALLTGAPLIGHRPIDIVILLVVIALAIWPNPVTPLLALALFLGARKLGHKTKEALV; encoded by the coding sequence ATGGCCCTAGCGAATGTTCAGAAAGGACTCGCCATTCTGGTGGGCGCCTTCGTGTTCTACACGGCCGCGACCGGCCCGTTCGAAGGGTTGATCCAGCGCGCGCTTTTCCTTGCGCTGGTCACCTCTCTGGGCTTCGCGCTTTATCCTCTGGGCGCTGGCACACGCTGGCGCCCGGTTGGGCTGGCTATTGACCTTGCCCTTTGTACGCTGGTTCTGGCCGCCTGCGGCTATGTGGTCTGGAACTACGACGAAATCATGACCTCGCTGCCCTGGGCGACCACTTTGGACAAAGCTTTGACCGCCGGACTGGTGCTGGCGGTGCTGGAATTGGGGCGGCGTACCGTGGGCCTGATTTTTCCGGTTCTTGTGCTGGCCGGATTGGGTTACGCGCTGTTTGGCGATATGCTGCCGGGGGCGCTGCGTCATCGCGGTTTCGATACCGCCTTTGTGACCGAGACGGTTTTTCTGGGGGATCTGGGCATTTGGGGCATGCTGACCGGTGTCGCCTCTACTGTGATTGCGGCCTTTGTCCTGTTTGGTGCGCTGTTGCTGCATTCGGGCGGCGGCCAGGCTTTTATGGATCTTGCCATGCGGCTTGGTGGCCGCCAGCCCGGCGGTGCCGCCAAGATCGCCACCATCGCCAGCGGATTGTTCGGTATGATTTCGGGCTCGGCGGTGGCGAATGTGGCAACCACCGGCAATTTCACCATCCCGATGATGATCCGGCTTGGCTATCCGCGCCCCTTTGCGGCAGCGGTAGAGGCCGTGGCCTCGACCGGCGGGCAGATCGCGCCACCGATCATGGGCGCTGCCGCCTTTGTGATGGCCGAGATTTTGGGCATGCCTTACACAGAGATCATCCTTGGCGCGATCATCCCCGCCATTCTGTTTTACGCCTCTGTCTTTGTGACGGTGCATTTTGTCGCCCTGCGCCGGGGTCTTGCGGTTGTGCCCGAAGAAGAGCTGCCCGCCTGGGCGACCATCCTGGCGCCGCGCCGTGTCGCGCCGATCCTTTGCGCATTGGGGGGGCTTGGTCTTGGTATCTGGCTGGGCCGCTCCATCGCCACCGCGGCCTTTTATGGCGTCATCGGACTGTTGATCGCTTTTGTCGCCACCGAGGCCGGACGACTGTCACCGCGCGAAATGATCGGCAAGATCATCGACGGGCTGGAAGACGCGGGCAAGGGCATGGTGATTATCGGGGTTCTGCTGGCGGGCGCTCAGGTGCTGGTCTCGATGATCAACCTGACCGGCATCGGCGTGACCCTGTCGTCGCTGATCGTGTCCATGGCCGGTGACAGCGTGACGCTGGTGGCCGTGATTGTCGGCTTTGTCTGCCTGATCATGGGCATGGGGCTGCCGACAACCGCGGCCTATGTGCTGGTGGCTGCGGTTCTGGCCCCTGCGATGACGGCTGTCGGGGTCGAGCCGTTGGCGGCGCATCTGTTTGTGTTCTACTTCGCCACCATTTCCGTCATCACACCGCCGGTCTGCGTTGCAGTCTTTGTCGGTGCGGGCATTGCCAAAACCAACTGGCTTCCGGCGGCAGGACAGGCCGTGCGCCTTGGTGCGGTGACCTATCTGGTGCCCTTCCTGCTGTTGCTGTTCCCCGGCATGTTGCTGCAAGGCGGCCCGCTTGCCATTGCCGAAGCGCTGATGGCGGGGGCAGTGCTGGTGCTGGCCGTGCCTGCATTACTGACCGGCGCACCGCTGATCGGGCATCGGCCTATCGACATCGTCATCCTGTTGGTGGTGATTGCGCTGGCCATCTGGCCCAACCCCGTCACGCCGCTTCTCGCGCTGGCCCTGTTTCTGGGCGCGCGAAAACTGGGCCACAAGACAAAGGAAGCGTTGGTATGA
- a CDS encoding ArsJ-associated glyceraldehyde-3-phosphate dehydrogenase: MTVYALNGLGRIGKLALKPLLARGAKIAWINDAVGDPEMHAHLLEFDTVHGRWNAEFAHDVDSVTIDGTRLPFIGTRDIAELPLDGVDVVIDCTGVFKTEAKIAPYFEAGVQKVVVSAPVKDGDAVNIVYGVNHDTYEPSRHRIVTAASCTTNCLAPVVKVIHENLKIKHGSITTIHDVTNTQTIVDRPAKDLRRARSALNSLIPTTTGSATAITLIYPELTGRLNGHAVRVPLLNASLTDCVFEVARETTAEEVNALFKAAADGPLKGILGYEERPLVSADYTNDERSSIVDAPSTMVINGTQVKIYAWYDNEMGYAHRLVDVACMVGDSL, from the coding sequence ATGACCGTTTACGCCCTCAACGGCCTTGGCCGCATTGGCAAGCTCGCGCTGAAACCTTTGCTGGCCCGCGGCGCCAAAATCGCATGGATCAACGACGCGGTTGGTGATCCCGAGATGCACGCCCATCTATTGGAGTTCGACACGGTCCATGGCCGCTGGAATGCGGAATTCGCCCATGACGTCGACAGCGTCACCATTGACGGAACCCGCCTGCCATTCATTGGCACCCGCGACATCGCGGAGCTGCCATTGGACGGTGTTGATGTGGTGATCGACTGCACCGGCGTCTTTAAGACAGAGGCCAAAATTGCCCCCTATTTCGAGGCCGGTGTACAAAAAGTCGTTGTTTCTGCGCCGGTTAAGGATGGAGATGCCGTAAATATCGTTTACGGGGTCAATCACGATACCTACGAGCCATCGCGCCACCGCATCGTAACCGCAGCAAGTTGTACAACCAACTGTCTCGCGCCCGTGGTCAAGGTGATCCATGAAAACCTGAAGATCAAACATGGTTCCATCACGACCATCCATGATGTGACCAACACCCAAACCATCGTGGACCGCCCTGCCAAGGATCTGCGCCGCGCCCGGTCAGCGTTGAATTCTCTTATCCCGACAACAACCGGCAGTGCGACGGCAATCACGCTGATCTACCCGGAATTAACGGGCCGCCTGAACGGCCATGCGGTCCGTGTGCCGCTGCTCAACGCATCGCTGACCGATTGCGTCTTCGAGGTGGCGCGCGAGACCACCGCAGAAGAGGTCAACGCCCTGTTCAAAGCCGCCGCAGACGGGCCGCTCAAGGGAATCCTGGGCTATGAAGAGCGCCCCCTTGTCTCGGCCGACTATACCAACGACGAGCGGTCCAGCATCGTCGATGCCCCGTCCACAATGGTCATCAACGGCACGCAGGTGAAAATTTATGCGTGGTATGACAACGAAATGGGCTATGCACATCGTCTTGTTGATGTGGCCTGCATGGTGGGCGACAGTCTATGA
- a CDS encoding helix-turn-helix domain-containing protein, with amino-acid sequence MEIMIPNRLSTLGHPQRLAVFRLLMRRYPDRVPATELAQALALKPNTLSTYVNALMQSGLVSQERVGTSLRYAIKMDAARETIDYLLHDCCRGRPEICAPNSHSSSTGGSSMTARKFNVLFICTGNSARSIFAESILRDLAGDRFVAFSAGTKPRSELNPFALDVLKQKGHDVAVLRAKNISEFQGPDAPHLDFVFTVCDQAANEECPAWQGQTISAHWGLSDPVKVEGTDAEKSLAFHQTYGALRNRMVGFAALPLTSLDRISLQKAVDDIGQSKPEG; translated from the coding sequence ATGGAAATAATGATTCCCAACCGACTTTCAACGCTTGGCCACCCGCAGCGTCTGGCCGTATTCAGATTGCTGATGCGCCGCTATCCGGATCGTGTTCCGGCGACAGAGCTGGCGCAGGCGCTCGCGCTGAAACCAAACACGCTTTCCACCTATGTCAACGCGCTCATGCAGTCCGGATTGGTCAGCCAGGAGCGCGTGGGAACATCGCTGCGCTATGCAATCAAGATGGATGCCGCCCGCGAGACGATTGACTACCTCCTGCACGACTGTTGCAGGGGGCGCCCTGAAATCTGTGCCCCTAATTCTCATTCCTCTTCTACCGGAGGCAGTTCAATGACCGCTCGAAAATTCAATGTCCTGTTCATTTGCACGGGCAATTCCGCCCGTTCCATCTTTGCGGAATCGATCCTGCGTGACCTCGCCGGAGATCGTTTTGTGGCTTTTTCCGCCGGGACCAAACCCCGCTCGGAACTGAACCCCTTTGCGCTCGATGTGCTGAAACAGAAGGGGCACGACGTCGCTGTCCTTCGGGCCAAGAACATTTCCGAGTTTCAGGGACCAGATGCCCCGCATCTCGATTTCGTTTTCACAGTCTGCGATCAGGCCGCCAACGAGGAATGCCCCGCATGGCAAGGCCAGACCATCAGCGCGCATTGGGGTCTTTCTGATCCGGTGAAGGTCGAGGGGACGGACGCCGAAAAAAGTCTCGCATTCCACCAGACCTATGGCGCGCTGCGCAATCGCATGGTCGGCTTCGCCGCCTTGCCTCTTACGTCGCTCGACCGGATTTCCCTACAAAAAGCCGTTGACGATATAGGCCAATCAAAACCCGAAGGATGA
- the dctP gene encoding TRAP transporter substrate-binding protein DctP encodes MKITNKWIAVVAGAFAFAGVTAQAETLRLGDFQSTSHIVSVEGTSKWMAAVTEATDGAITFEHFPSQQAAKSKAQLDAVNNSILDAALLGASYHADVLPLNSVVGLPGYYGSAEQGTTALQKMLQEGPLRDEVLAASVTPIFGFVLPPYQVLAKKRLGMPADWDGLDVRTSGSTQAMTARALHGVGISIPGPEVYTAVERGRLDAVLFPLASVPGYKLNEVVSHISTNGSFGGYSFIMVVRTDLFDSLSADVQAKMLELGNETAVHVAQAQDASVAGLIETWKAEGIDTYEFTDEELATISDALVAVSVDWAERLQDDKASEVLETYRTLTSE; translated from the coding sequence ATGAAAATTACAAATAAATGGATCGCTGTCGTCGCGGGTGCCTTTGCATTCGCAGGGGTGACCGCACAGGCCGAAACGCTGCGGTTGGGGGACTTCCAGTCGACCAGCCATATCGTGTCTGTCGAAGGCACAAGCAAATGGATGGCAGCTGTTACCGAAGCGACCGACGGCGCGATTACCTTTGAACATTTCCCGTCGCAACAGGCGGCCAAATCAAAGGCGCAGCTTGATGCTGTGAACAACAGTATTCTGGATGCGGCCCTGTTGGGCGCATCTTACCATGCAGATGTTTTGCCGCTGAATTCGGTTGTTGGCTTGCCCGGCTATTACGGCTCGGCAGAACAGGGCACCACAGCGTTGCAAAAGATGCTGCAAGAAGGCCCGCTGCGGGATGAAGTTCTGGCTGCCAGTGTGACTCCCATTTTCGGCTTTGTTCTGCCACCTTATCAGGTGCTTGCCAAGAAACGGCTGGGCATGCCCGCAGACTGGGACGGGCTGGATGTGCGCACATCCGGGTCGACACAGGCGATGACGGCGCGGGCGCTGCATGGAGTTGGCATCTCGATTCCCGGCCCCGAAGTGTACACAGCCGTCGAGCGGGGCCGTCTGGACGCGGTGCTGTTCCCGCTGGCATCGGTGCCCGGGTACAAGCTGAACGAAGTGGTCAGCCACATTTCGACCAACGGGTCGTTCGGCGGCTACAGCTTTATCATGGTTGTGCGCACCGATCTGTTCGACAGCTTGTCGGCGGATGTGCAGGCCAAGATGCTGGAGCTTGGCAATGAAACGGCGGTTCATGTGGCGCAGGCTCAGGATGCGTCGGTGGCCGGTCTGATCGAAACCTGGAAAGCCGAAGGCATCGACACCTATGAGTTCACCGACGAAGAGCTGGCGACAATTTCCGATGCGCTGGTGGCCGTCAGCGTCGACTGGGCCGAGCGACTTCAGGATGACAAGGCGTCGGAAGTGCTCGAGACCTATCGCACGCTGACCAGCGAATAA
- a CDS encoding acyclic terpene utilization AtuA family protein, with the protein MTPFRIGCGAGFQGDRIDPAADLANRGALDVLVFECLAERTIALAQEARLKDPEAGYDPLLERRLRATLPGCARHGTRIITNMGAANPQAAAAKARTIVAELGLSLRVAAVTGDDVSDQISAYILDETGQTAGALGPRLVSANAYIGISGIVAALSQGADIVICGRASDPALFLAPLVHHFGWAIDDYEKLGRGTLVGHLLECSAQITGGYFADPGVKDVPDLAHVGFPIAEVTADGHAIITKLPDTGGMVTPATCTEQLLYEIHDPARYLQPDVVADFSGVTFQSVGPDRVAVRGATGHLPTGTLKVSVAYRDGWQGEGQISYAGANARARAELAHSVLDQRLTLPGIGERLCQFIGSEDDIRLRYTARCTSADSARMVGEEVESLYLCGPAGGGGVTKSTREIIAIASTLIPADNLVYSTDTPGASHEVA; encoded by the coding sequence ATGACCCCCTTCAGAATTGGCTGCGGTGCAGGATTTCAGGGCGACCGGATTGACCCCGCTGCTGATCTCGCCAATCGCGGCGCGCTGGACGTGCTGGTGTTTGAATGTCTGGCGGAACGCACCATCGCATTGGCGCAAGAGGCGCGGCTGAAAGATCCCGAAGCAGGCTACGATCCGCTGCTGGAGCGTCGGCTGCGGGCAACGCTGCCCGGCTGTGCGCGCCACGGCACCAGGATCATCACCAATATGGGGGCTGCCAACCCGCAGGCAGCGGCGGCAAAAGCCCGCACCATTGTCGCCGAACTTGGCCTGTCGCTGAGGGTGGCCGCCGTGACAGGGGATGATGTGTCCGACCAGATATCTGCATACATCCTCGATGAAACCGGCCAGACCGCTGGCGCATTGGGGCCGCGCCTTGTCTCCGCCAACGCCTATATCGGCATTTCGGGCATTGTCGCTGCGCTGTCGCAGGGGGCCGATATCGTCATTTGTGGCCGCGCCTCGGACCCGGCGTTGTTCCTTGCACCGCTGGTGCATCACTTTGGCTGGGCCATCGACGACTATGAAAAGCTTGGACGCGGCACGCTGGTCGGGCATCTGCTGGAATGCTCTGCGCAGATCACCGGCGGCTACTTTGCTGATCCCGGCGTCAAGGACGTGCCCGACCTCGCCCATGTGGGCTTTCCCATTGCCGAGGTCACGGCGGACGGCCATGCCATCATTACCAAACTGCCCGACACCGGCGGCATGGTCACACCGGCAACCTGCACCGAACAACTGCTCTACGAGATCCACGACCCGGCCCGTTACCTGCAACCGGATGTGGTTGCGGATTTCTCCGGGGTCACGTTCCAATCCGTTGGACCGGATCGCGTCGCAGTGCGCGGCGCGACGGGTCACCTCCCTACCGGAACGCTCAAGGTTTCTGTCGCCTATCGGGACGGCTGGCAGGGAGAGGGGCAAATTTCCTACGCCGGCGCAAATGCCCGCGCGCGTGCCGAACTGGCACACTCCGTTCTGGATCAACGCCTGACTCTGCCGGGCATCGGCGAGCGCCTGTGTCAATTTATCGGCAGCGAGGACGACATTCGCCTGCGCTACACTGCCCGCTGTACCAGCGCAGACAGCGCCCGCATGGTCGGAGAAGAGGTGGAATCTCTCTATCTGTGCGGCCCTGCGGGTGGCGGTGGCGTCACAAAGTCGACGCGCGAGATTATCGCCATTGCCTCGACGTTGATCCCTGCGGACAACCTTGTTTACAGCACTGACACTCCAGGAGCATCCCATGAAGTTGCATGA